The Candidatus Denitrolinea symbiosum DNA window TCCCTGCGTAACAGTTTCTACGCGCCGATCACGCCGCCGTATCTCCAGCCCTTCCCCGCCTCGGACGCGGCCTACTACGACACCAGCGCGCAAAGCCTGCTGATGGGATTCGGATTCGTCCAGCACATCCCCACACGGCCGCTGTTCATCGTCTTTCTCGCCGCGCTCCACGCCCTGCTCGGACAGGACTATGCCCGCCTCATCTTCGGCCAGACTCTGCTGCTGGCGCTTTTTCCCGTCGCGTTGTACTTCCTCGGGAAGCGACTCCACAGCCGCGCCGCGGGAGTGACGGTCGCACTGCTCGCCAGCCTCCGCGAGTGGAACAGCCTGCTGGTCGCCTCGGATGTGCGCGTGAGCAACACCAAGATGCTGCTCTCCGACTTCGTCACGACCCTCGCGTTGACGGCGTTCCTGCTCCTCGTCCTGCGCTGGTTCCGCGAGAGACGGGATGGATCGTTGCTGGCATTCGTCTCGGGCGGCGCGCTGGGACTGCTCCTCCTCCTGCGGACGCAATCCGCCTTTCTCGCGCCCGGCGTTTTACTGCTCGCGTTCCCCATCTTCTGGCCGAAGTGGAAGACCTGGTTCGCGCAATCTGCCCTCTTCGCGGCGGGACTCGTCCTGGCCGTTTCGCCGTGGCTGGCGCGCAACTACTTTGTGGCGGGACAACTCTCGCTGGACGATCCCACGCAGGTCAAAAACGTCGCCAGCATGTATGGCGGCGGGACGCCCTCCTCCAACCTCGACCAGTTCGCGGGGCAATCGCCAGAGGAAGCCAGCCGCTTCGTCGTGGACACCATCCTGCATCGTCCCGCGTACGTGGCGGGATTTGTGACGAATCAATTCCTCGCCAATTCCATAGACACGCTCCTCGTCCTGCCCATCTTCGCCCGCTACGACGGACTCTCCGCCCCGATCCATCCCTACTGGTATGAATGGGACGGTCACCCTTCGACGGCAAACGTGATTCTCTTCCTCGTCTATCTGGCGGTCATCTCGCTGGGAATCGCCGCCGCGTGGAAGCGCCTGCGTTGGGCGGGGCTGCTCCCGCTCGTGTTTTTCATCTGCTACGCGCTCTCCACTAGTTTGGCGCGCTACTCGGGCTGGCGATACATCTTCCCTGCGGACTGGGTCGGCTATTTCTACTTCGCCCTCGGCGCGGCAGAATTCTTTTCACTTGCCGCTCTTGTTTTCGGCGCGTCCGGAGACGCGGACAGGCATACAGGCACACAGGTAGACCCGTCACCTGCCGCGCGTCATCCTTCCCTCGTTTTCTTTCTTCTTTCCTCTTTCATCTTTCTTTTCCTCGGCAGCCTCCCCTGGTTGACCGAATCCATCATCCCGCGGACGACGCTCCCCTGCGCGGACTCGGTTCCCGCGTGCCTCGCGGCGGCAGGCGTGGACGAGGCGCGGGCCGCGCGCTTCCTCGGTCAACCCGACGCGCTGGCGTTGTCGGGACGCGTCCTCTATCCGCGTTATTTCTCGCGCGGCAACGGGCTGGCGTCCACCAACCCGAATCCCGCCTACGCCCCGCGCGACTTCCCGCGCATGGGATTCTATCTGCTCGCGCCCGACGGGGTGACGCAAACCGTCCTGCCGATGAAGGGAGCGCGTCCCTTCCCGAACGCGGCGGACGCGCTCCTGCTCGGCTGCCAGCGCGGCGACTATGTGGAAGCGCGCCTGGTCTTCTTCCCCGCCACGGGGGAGGCCTTCGAAAACGGTCCGCTGGACGCGCCCTGTCCGAATCCATGACCCGCATCGCCGCCAAACTTTTGAGATGGTATCGCCGTCACGGACGCGGCCTCCCCTGGCGCGGACATCCCGACGCCTACGCGGTGTGGGTCTCGGAGATCATGCTCCAGCAAACGCGCGTCGAGACGGTCATTCCGTATTTCGAACGCTGGATGAAGCGTTTCCCGTCCGTGAAGGCTTTGGCGGACGCGTCCGAGCAGTCGGTGTTGACGCTGTGGGAGGGACTGGGCTACTACTCCCGCGCCCGCAACCTGCACAAAGCCGCGCGTCTGCTCGTGGACGAATATGGCGGCGAACTGCCGCGCTCGGCGGACGCGCTCCGCAAACTGCCAGGCATCGGACGGTACAGCGCGGGCGCCATCGCTTCGATGGCATTCGGCCTCGACGCGCCCGCGTTGGACGGCAACATCCGCCGCGTCTACGCGCGTTTGTTCAATGTGGAAGTCCCCGCCGACTCGACGGAGGAGAAGAAGATTCTCTGGGGCCTCGCCGCCGAACACCTGCCGAAGGGAAAGGCGGGCGACTTTAACCAGGCGTTGATGGACCTGGGCGCGACGCTCTGCCTGCCGAAGAAACCGCGCTGCGCGGAATGTCCGCTGGCGGAGGAATGTCTGGCGCGGCGGCTGGGCGTGCAGGAAGCGCGTCCCGTGTTGAAGCCCAAAGCGGAGACGCCATATCACGTCCACGCCGCGATCGTCCTTGTGGCGAAAATTGGAAATTCGCGTTACGCGTTGCTGTCAAAACGGCCCTCGCGCGGACTCCTCGGCGGGATGTGGGAATTCCCCAACGGGCGCGTGGAGGGCGATCCCGCGCGGGGGCTGACGAAAGCCATTAAGTTGGGATACGGCTTCTCGGTCCGCGCGGGCGAGGCGTTGGGCGTCGTCCGCCACGCGTACACCCACTTCCGCGTCGCCGTCCACGTCTTCCGCGGCGAGTTGACGCTTCCCGTCCGCGAGACGGAAACGCTGAAATGGGTTAAACTCTCCGAACTCGGAAAATATCCGATGGGAAAAATCGATCGGCAGATCTCCGAAAAAATAATGCTGAAACACAAAGGCGCGCAAAGTACAAGGAAACTATGACCATCACACTGCTCCTCGACCTCGACGAAACCCTGCTCGACACCAACCTCGAAGCCTTCGTGCCGGCCTACTACCAGAAACTTGCCGCGCATCTCGCGCCGTACGTCGCGCCCGAAAAAATGCTCAAGTACCTGACGCTCGGCACGCGCAAAATGATGGAAAGCGAAGACCCATCGCGCACGCTGCGCGAGGTCTTCGACGAAAATTTCTATCCCTTCCTCGACGTGGACCGCGGCGACATCCAGCCCGTCCTCGAGGATTTTTACGACAACGTTTTCCCGTCCATCCGCGAAGTGACGCGCCCGATCCCCGGCGCGGCGGACTTTGTGGAGTGGGCGTTCGCGGCGGGACACCGCGTCGTCGTCGCCACCAGCCCGTATTTCCCGCGTAAAGCCAATTACCACCGCCTGCGCTGGGCGGGACTGCCTCCCGAAAAATATCCCTTCGTCCTCATCTCGTCTTACGAGGATTTCCATTTCACCAAACCGCATCCCGCCTATTTCGCCGAAGTTTTGGGACGACTCGGCTGGCCCGACGATCCCGTCGTCATGATCGGCAACGACGTGGCGCAGGATTTGCGTCCCGCCGCGGCGCTGGGACTCCCGACCTATCACTCGGTGGACGTGACCCCGTCCGCGGACGGATTCGAGGCGACCGGGCGCGGGACTCTCGCCGAACTGCGCGGCTGGCTCGAGCGGACGGATCCCGCGACGCTCGCGCCGTCGTTCTCCTCCCCGGCCTCCCTGCTCGCCCTGCTGCGTGCCGCCCCGGCCGCGTTGACGAGCCTGCTCGCGCCCCTCGCCCCCGCCGCGCTGACGGCGCGTCCCGCCGCGGAAGACTGGTCCACGACCGAGATCCTCTGTCACCTGCGCGACGTGGAGCGCGAAGTGACCCTGCCGCGCATCCGCAAAATTTTGGCCGAGGCGGACCCGCCCATCCCCGCGCAGACGCCCGACGAGTGGGCGAAAACGCGCGGCTACCAGGGGCAGGACGGGATGTCCGCGCTGCGCGAGTTCACGTCCGCGCGCCTCGAAACGCTGGAACTGCTCGCGGGCCTCGCGCCCGCTCAATGGTCCCGAAAAGCGCGGCACTCCATCTTCGGGCCGACCACGCTGCAGGAGCTGGTTGGTTTCAGCGCCGAACACGACCGCCTGCACATCCAGCAGGCGTGGAGGAACATCGAGACAGGTTAGAAGCAATTTATGTCCGCCGTCAAACCGCCGCGCCTCAACCTCAACGCGCTGATCGTCTCGACAATCCTGAGCGCGTTCTTCTACGCCGCGATGGAATGGGTCTTCTTCATCACCAAGCCCTCGGCGCTTTCCCTGCTCGCCTCGTTCGAGAAAATCCACGTCCTGTTCGCCGCGGGCGGAGCGTTTGCCCTCGCTGCCCTGTTCGCCCTTTTCCTGCTCCTCGTCCCCGCGCTGCCCGCCAGAGACGCGGCCCGGCGGCGCCTGGTCTACCTCGCCTGCCTCGCCCCCGCCTTCGTCGCCTCCGTCAACGCGCTGATCCTCCTCGACAACTTCACGTACACCGTCTTCAAATTCGGGATCGTCACCGCCGTCGGCTATTGGCGGATTCCCTACCTGGTCGGCTTTCTGGCCTTCCTCGTCTGGATGACGGCTCGGATTCACGCCCGCGCCTACAAACGGCGCAAGCCCGCCTCTCTCCTGACCTTCGGCCTGCTCGCGGTTTCCCTGATCGCGCTCCTCAGCGCGGCCTCCCCTGCCGCGGGGACGGTCTCTGCCTCGGGCGAGAGTCCCGCCTCGGCGAAGACATATCCGAACGTCATCATCCTCGGCGGGGACGGGTTGAGCGCGTCCTATCTCTCCGTGTACGGCTCGCTCAAAGAGACGACGCCGTTCCTCGAAAAACTGGCGGAGGAATCCCTCGTCGCGAAGAACGCCTTCGTCAACGTATCCAGCACTACGGCTTCCACCGCCTCGATGCTCACGGGCAAATATCCGATGGAGGTGAAGGTTTTCCGCTATCCCGATTCGCTCATGGGGACGGATTCGTTCGAGCACCTGCCCGGCATTCTCCGCTCGCGCGGCTATCAGACCGTGGAGATCGGTACGCCCGACTACGTGGACGCGGGGGCGCTCAACCTGCTGGACGGCTTCGAGGTCGTCAACAACCGGGCGGTGGACCGGGCCGGGGCTGGCCTCGTCCGCAGGATTTTGGGCAGCGCTCCCTCCGCCCAGTTCGCCTCCGCCGTGCTGGGACGCGCCGAGGACCGCCTGCTCCACATCTTCTTCATATGGGACATGCGCAACCCCATCCTGGAGGTCAACGATCCCCGCTCGCGGATGACGGACGCGCAGCGCGTCGAGCAGATCGGCGAACTGCTGGAACGCCGCGACCGTCCGCTTTTCATCTTTGCCCATTTCATGGACACGCACGGGCCGTATTTCTCGTCCGAGCTGGACACCTTTTCCCCAGACGAGACGGAAGAAGATGAGAAGGAATGGGACCGGGACGAGTATCGGGACGCGATCCTCAGCTTCGACGCGAACGTGGAGCGGATCTATCGCCGCCTCGAAGAGACCGGTCAACTGGAGAACACGATCCTGGTCGTGTACACCGATCACGGTTTTATGTACACCGTCACGGGACGCGTGCCGATTCTCATCCGCTTTCCGAAGCAGGAGCGCGCGGGCGTCCGTCAAAACAACCTGCAGGTCATAGACGTGCCGGTCACCCTGCTCGATTATCTCGGCATCCCCAAACCTGCCTGGATGAGCGGACTGTCCTTCCTCGACTCGGAAGCGCCCGCCCGCCGCGAGATCGTCAGCCTCGTGGGGAGTTCGCCGAAGAAGATCGGGCCGCCGTTCTTCCAGATCAAGACCGTCGTGTTTGTCGTTTGTCAAAAGTACTATGCCCTGAACGTGCAGGAGAACAAACTGGAGACCAACATGGTGGCGGACCACACCGCGCGCTGCGATCCGGGGTCGCTGCCGACGGGCGCGGAGATGCGCGCTGAGATCGTGGCCTATCTCAAAGCG harbors:
- a CDS encoding A/G-specific adenine glycosylase; this translates as MTRIAAKLLRWYRRHGRGLPWRGHPDAYAVWVSEIMLQQTRVETVIPYFERWMKRFPSVKALADASEQSVLTLWEGLGYYSRARNLHKAARLLVDEYGGELPRSADALRKLPGIGRYSAGAIASMAFGLDAPALDGNIRRVYARLFNVEVPADSTEEKKILWGLAAEHLPKGKAGDFNQALMDLGATLCLPKKPRCAECPLAEECLARRLGVQEARPVLKPKAETPYHVHAAIVLVAKIGNSRYALLSKRPSRGLLGGMWEFPNGRVEGDPARGLTKAIKLGYGFSVRAGEALGVVRHAYTHFRVAVHVFRGELTLPVRETETLKWVKLSELGKYPMGKIDRQISEKIMLKHKGAQSTRKL